The genomic interval GCTGTAAATATAAGTGCAAATGTAATTGACCTCTGCTGGTATGACGGGGGAAATGTCATGAATCCttttcaaaatgtgtgtgtgtgtgtgtgtgtgtgtgtgtgtgtggtgttaatGTTAGGACTGGGCAAAGGTGTAGGTATAGCATTAACTAGCTGCATTAATAGCTATGCCAAAGGATGGTCTTCATAAGaatagtaagacaaatgtgtgtgtgtgtcatctggACGTGGCCCATTTTGCTGACTTAACATTTAGCATGCAGCCCCTGCACTCAGAGGTACAGTGTAATGTTCATAGATGTAATTCCCCTTAGTAATGTACCATGGTGTATGGCTTGGTGGTGATTTAATTTTTCATAGGGACAGTGCACAAACCCTGGAAGCACTTAAGTGTGCATTGGGGCAGAAAAAAAGATCAGCATTACTCTTCTTGTTTTTCCGTCGTTCTCCAGCTGATCTTGGCATGCTGGTTTGTGATTTGGGTTTGTCTATCTCCTGCTCCTGCCTCTGATCATGTCCTTTTTGCACCAGCAAGATCAGAGTGCCTGTGCGCAATTTTAATCAGCATGGTGAgtggggaggagagagagggggcactgagaaagaaagagagagcggggTTGGGGATTGATTGtggaaaagggagagaaagagtgagagaggggtgagtgtgtgagaaacagagagacagtaaaGGAAAGGGAGGGGGGACAGAACGTGTATATGCTGTGCAGCAGCACACAGCATCAGCCAGCATATGGTAGCCCTGCAGTGCTTGCAGACAAGACAGTGTcaatgagagagagcaaggaaGAGCGAAGAGAGGGAACGATCACAAAAGAAGGAAGAGAAGGAACAAGGGAAGCACAATTGCAAGAACGGGATTAGGATGACGGCACTTTCACAGCAAGGGATTATTTACTGCAGCCAAGAAAGGACAGAGCTGCCGGTGGGTTTCGGGAGGAGGAGTGTATCATCTGGATGTTTTGCTTTGTGAACGGTGATTGCAGCTGCCATTGGGACTGTGCGCCACCTGAATTGGGGATGCAGCAAAGCCTGGTCTCAAGAGCAGCACCTTTAGGAACGTCAGGCAAGGACAGAGCTTCGGGGAAGAGAAGGAACCACCTGCAAGGTTTTCTAATGGGGCTATCTGTCTATCATTCAAGCTCACCTGCATTCTGCTGGATCATGGTTTGCCTCTGTCTGCTTTGATGATGTGCTCTGCTCTGGCATGCTAGACCACCGGAGTGCATATAAGCCAAGAAGGACCAGTAGCATTTGGATTGCAGTGAAGAGAAAGCAGTCGTCATCGGGAGCTGGCTAATTTGGCAGTGCGTGTATAAGCAACTCTGAAGGGTTTCCAATTGATTGAGGAATTCTGAATCGAAGGGAAATGTGACATGGATAACATCTTCAAGATGAGCAGACATGATGCAAATAGTATCCTGTCTCTAGGCATTTCGCATTTTAGTTCAATTAGAACATTATCCAGTGATTTTTAGAGCATTCAGTGTGAAAGGCATATAATAGACGGTTAATAgtatgtgaaaaaacaaaacaaaacaaaaaactaaccataaataacaaaattttTTTGGATATTGAAAATGCCACAGTCACAGAAAGATTTGTTTTACAGACCACCAAATAGGTTTGGTTGAGACTTTCAATCTAAAGGGTTGTGTGCTTCTAAGAAAAGAACATATGCATATCAGGGAGTTTGCTGCCTCTTTGTAGCTCACTGTGGGTGTGATGATCTTGCTGCAGCGCAAGGTTCCCTGAGCACATTCTGATCTTCCATTCATAACACTAACCCGCTCCCCTTTAAGGCCAAATAGTTTGAATCAAATAAAAGGGACTATGTATGCATTGCCCCTCCATATTTCTTCACTTTAGAAGGACAATGCCAAATTATCTTAACAAACTGGACTTGCTTCCTTGAAGCCACTCTTCAAAAAGGACTACCTACAGATCTCTACCTCCTCTGCCCTCCGTCTAACAACAAGGGCTCCTTTTCATCTCTGTGTTTTGTGGGCCCCTGCTGTTGGTGGCCCCTCAACCAAGCCTGGATCGTGCCGTGCTGTTGCTGTTGTCCGTGGCTCTGCTGGCCGAAGATGATGTGGCAATGCCATGTCTCGGCCTCTGAGTGCCGCTGCTACCGGTTGAATGGCTTCTCACTGCTCAAACGCCACCCTCTCTCGACAGATGCTGCAGGAAGCCGGGTGCTGGAGCAGTCAGTGGGGGAGTGGCTGGAACATGTGGGCTTTCCTCAGTATGAGAGTAAGCTGCTACTAAATGGATTTGATGACCTGCACTTCATGGTGAGTCCCCAACAACCATTCCACCAGTTCAGTGAATGAACTGAAACATCATTGATGTTAATCTTGGTGAATTCTAGGCAGACTGTAATACATTGCGCTACTGAATGCAAGAATGCAATCGACTGGTAATTAAACTAGGAGGGCAGTTGTGGCTCAaaggttaaggctctgagttactgatcagaaagtcgaGGGGTCaagacccagcactgccaaactgccactgttgggttcCTGAACGAGGCCCTTAACTCTATCGGCTCCAGGGGCAGTGtaacatggctgaccctgtgctctgaccccatgcttcctaacaagctaggatatgtgaaaaaaaaagaatttcactgtgctgtgatgtatatgtgacaaataaaggcttcttagTTAGACTAAaagaataattaaatattttaatagaaCAAACCAAATaattattatgaaaataataggATAATTTATGTGAATGTCTgcatgttgtgtatatatacatatctctTTGGAAAGCACTTAAATGAAAGTTCCACTTCAGTGAATTCTAGTTTATATATTCCCAAGTAGTTCAATGTCTACACAAGTTTGAacacatacaaaaataataaaaaataatcataaatatttttgtgtCTCTTTGATGCCACATCAGTGTACATATTGATTAAGTTAATTTAGCTTAACAAATTGGTTTTGATAAAAATATGCAGGGCAGTAATGTAATGGAAGATGAAGACCTTAGAGAAATTGGCATCACAGACCCAGGTCACAGGAAGAAAATTCTTCATGCAGCAAAGAGTCTACCAAAGGTACCATTTATAATATTACCTCAAGTAATGTTGTAATGTTTGCTAAATATTTAACATGTCATTCTTAATCTTAAGTGTTTGTATCTCTAGGTGAAAGCTCTGGGTTCTGACGGCAGTACTTCGCTGGCCTCATGGCTGGACAATCTAGGTCTTGGAGAGTATCTCCACAACTTTCTATCCAGTGGCTATCGCACACTTGAGTGTGTGAAGAATCTGTGGGAGCTGGAGATTGTtaatgtaacagtgtaacatTTCGCTCTAACTCAGTTGTACCTTACACATTATTTtttactacagtatatataaagtcATGTGTTTGATACATTTTCCTTTGCTATTTGGCTGTCTAGTATTAGTTTTATGAGTACAGGCACTTGATTTTTGAGCTAATGTgatattttttgcatttgtttgaatTCATCTGAGTAATACCGTCCAACCAGGCCGATGCAGTGTGTGTCCTATCTTTTGTAGGTGTTAAAAATTGGCCTGCTTGGCCACAGGAAGAGAATAATCGCTTCCATCTCAGAGCGGCCCTATGAGGAAGCACCTTCGAAGTCTACTCCCTTCTCCCAGCTTAAGGTGACTGACATGCTTTATGTTGTGCTTTACATTTTGGACAGTGCAAAATGCATTCCACACCTGGAAGGTCCTTTCAACTCAGAGACTCTTGGTGACAATACTCTCAGTATTAAGTCCTTAGAAATGCATTTGTTGCCATGCTGTTTTTGCTACATAAACTCAATTAATGCACACATTGGCCAATTTATCAGGAATAGTTGCTATAGAAAGTGGATTTAAAAGTCTACAcatccctgttaaaattgcaggcttttgtgatataaaaaaatgaaaccaagatcaatcatgtcagatcttttccaacctttaatgtgatatagcaaccaacacgataatgatccaaagcacaaatACAAGTTgacaaaggaacggcttcagAAGATGAAGATCATAGTTTTGGAATGGTCCAGTCAGAGCCCAGCTCAAAatcaaaaacctgtggaatgacatgaagagggctgtgcacaggagatccctTTGCAAGctgatagatctggagcatttttgcaaggaagaattgaataaaattgccaaatcaagatgtgctaagttggtagactcttccccaaaaagactgagtgcttTATTACAAGGAAAAGGTGccttaacaaagtattagttaaggggtgtgcacacttatgaaTTCCTCAATATATT from Ictalurus furcatus strain D&B chromosome 11, Billie_1.0, whole genome shotgun sequence carries:
- the LOC128614926 gene encoding ankyrin repeat and SAM domain-containing protein 1A-like; the encoded protein is MSTLPLDTDFNYVTVTSLDQAEEKYSHSPESSTQAMRRPCKQKKLCRSLSKSDSDLLVPCEEDVALVERTKSLAKCRMERTQMDRLSSLTADWEEIEKIMTLIDSGIELSKEHQPADAAGSRVLEQSVGEWLEHVGFPQYESKLLLNGFDDLHFMGSNVMEDEDLREIGITDPGHRKKILHAAKSLPKVKALGSDGSTSLASWLDNLGLGEYLHNFLSSGYRTLECVKNLWELEIVNVTV